In Populus nigra chromosome 1, ddPopNigr1.1, whole genome shotgun sequence, one genomic interval encodes:
- the LOC133680859 gene encoding mitochondrial inner membrane protein OXA1-like, with protein MAYVRSLSTRANIVRRRYNASFSYILHDDDRKRNSIEEGPSSKGMSNLFQQRSFGSSRKRFDNNLAVFGFFHNRRCLDLSLSPSIGVSFCRDMSTIGGGSENIELINDVADVLTDTTIEAVSAQAPVVNEVAIAAADSYFPVAALQHVIDAVHSFTGFNWWASIIVTTLLIRGATVPLLINQLKATTKLTLMRPHLEEIRQQMSDKAMDPMALAEGQKQMKKLFKEYGVSPLTPLKGLFIQGPIFVSFFLAISNMTEKVPSFKSGGAYWFLDLTTPDSLYILPILTGLTFWITVECNMQEGLEGNPIAGTMKKVSRVFAVASVPLTMGFPNAIFCYWVTSNLFSLFYGLALKAPGVKKFLGLPEIPVAPASTTPPSSFDLLEALKQQVAARQEPASPLPAEPSSKPGVQRISPASVLSQRLRSLEKQVKGRKKNNKR; from the exons ATGGCTTATGTGCGGAGTCTGTCAACAAGAGCAAACATTGTAAGAAGAAGATATAATGCTTCGTTTAGTTACATTCTCCACGACGATGATCGCAAACGTAATTCTATTGAAGAGGGTCCTTCTTCAAAAGGAATGAGTAATTTGTTTCAGCAGAGGTCATTTGGAAGCAGCAGAAAAAGATTTGATAATAATTTGGCTGTATTTGGTTTCTTTCATAATAGAAGATGTTTGGATTTATCTCTTTCGCCAAGCATTGGGGTGTCTTTTTGTCGGGATATGTCAACTATTGGTGGAGGGTCAGAAAACATTGAGCTGATAAATGATGTTGCTGATGTTCTCACAGACACGACTATTGAGGCCGTGTCTGCTCAGGCTCCTGTGGTGAATGAGGTTGCCATTGCTGCTGCTGATTCTTACTTTCCTGTTGCGGCTCTCCAGCATGTTATTGATGCAGTGCATTCTTTCACTGGTTTCAACTG gtGGGCTTCCATAATTGTAACAACTCTTCTGATTAGAGGGGCAACCGTTCCTCTTTTAATTAATCAACTGAAAGCCACTACAAAACTCACT CTCATGAGGCCACATTTGGAAGAGATAAGGCAACAGATGTCTGATAAG GCTATGGACCCCATGGCTTTAGCTGAAGgccaaaaacaaatgaagaagcTTTTCAAAGA ATATGGTGTGAGTCCTCTTACTCCATTGAAGGGGCTCTTTATTCAAGGTCCTATCTTCGTCAGTTTTTTCCTTGCG ATCTCAAACATGACAGAGAAAGTACCATCTTTTAAAAGTGGTGGTGCATACTGGTTTCTTGATCTGACGACTCCAGATAGTTTATACATCTTGCCGATTCTGACGGGTTTGACCTTCTGGATAACAGTGGAG TGCAACATGCAAGAAGGTCTGGAAGGAAATCCCATTGCTGGCACCATGAAAAAAGTTTCACGGGTCTTTGCGGTTGCTTCAGTTCCACTGACTATGGGTTTCCCTAAT GCCATATTTTGTTATTGGGTCACATCCAACTTATTCTCACTCTTTTACGGCTTAG CGCTTAAAGCCCCGGGGGTAAAGAAGTTCTTAGGTCTTCCTGAAATACCTGTGGCACCAGCAAGTACTACTCCACCCTCTTCCTTCGATCTGCTTGAGGCACTCAAACAACAAGTGGCAGCAAGACAGGAACCTGCCTCCCCATTACCTGCTGAACCATCATCAAAGCCTGGTGTCCAAAGAATATCACCGGCGTCAGTTCTTAGCCAGAGGCTTAGAAGTCTAGAGAAACAAGTAAAgggaaggaagaaaaacaacaagAGGTGA
- the LOC133700865 gene encoding RING-H2 finger protein ATL20-like has translation MAPPILFLLLLFLQKATSNNTTCQNPCLRNSLEVRFPFGFDNNRCSYPGFKLSCDNKTQIITLDLPNIGNFTVRNINYGSQTVTITDPQNCLAKKFIDSSFDLSGSPFIPEYYNRFFTFLNCSSNSTTVVSGIRRVDCLSNENFTVVTLPTNIYESFPDFMPPFCTELKKRVAVPVPWYRWSDSETRLIWNEPYCLPCEVDGGTCQFKGNTGLTIDCNGRSKGPLPRSAKYGIIIGAGIPGLLCIIGIVSYVFGRLKARSSGNEPTTEMSTSVAPQPCVVVTGLDGPTIESYPKTQLGDSGRLPKPNDNTCPICLSEYQPKDTLRTIPNCNHYFHANCVDEWLKMNATCPLCRNSPDGSSVMTHSSSLTSSYSSLSTP, from the exons ATGGCTCCTCCAATACTCTTCCTCCTTTTACTCTTCCTTCAAAAAGCAACCAGCAACAACACCACTTGCCAGAATCCATGCCTTAGAAACAGCCTAGAGGTTCGATTCCCTTTCGGATTTGACAACAATAGATGCAGCTATCCAGGTTTCAAACTCTCATGCGACAATAAAACCCAGATCATAACCCTCGACCTTCCAAACATAGGCAACTTCACTGTCCGAAACATCAACTACGGAAGCCAAACAGTAACCATAACAGACCCACAAAACTGCCTTGCGAAGAAATTCATAGACTCCTCATTTGACCTGTCAGGATCCCCTTTCATTCCTGAATACTACAATCGTTTCTTCACCTTCCTTAATTGCTCATCAAATTCTACCACCGTTGTATCAGGGATAAGGCGCGTTGATTGCCTTAGCAACGAGAATTTCACTGTTGTGACCTTGCCAACAAACATTTACGAGTCGTTTCCTGATTTCATGCCACCTTTTTGTACAGAACTGAAGAAAAGAGTGGCGGTTCCTGTTCCTTGGTATCGTTGGTCAGATAGTGAAACGAGATTAATTTGGAATGAACCCTATTGTCTGCCGTGTGAAGTGGACGGTGGGACTTGTCAATTCAAGGGGAATACTGGTCTGACCATTGATTGCAACGGTCGTAGCAAAG GTCCTCTCCCAAGAAGTGCAAAATATGGCATCATAATAGGTGCTGGAATACCAGGACTGCTATGCATCATTGGTATTGTCTCTTACGTGTTTGGCAGACTTAAGGCACGTAGCAGCGGCAATGAACCCACCACGGAAATGTCTACCTCAGTTGCTCCACAGCCATGTGTGGTGGTTACTGGTCTTGATGGACCAACAATAGAATCTTACCCCAAAACCCAACTTGGTGACAGTGGAAGATTGCCTAAGCCTAATGACAACACTTGCCCTATATGTTTATCTGAGTATCAGCCTAAGGATACACTAAGGACTATTCCTAACTGCAACCATTACTTCCATGCTAACTGCGTAGATGAATGGCTTAAAATGAATGCAACATGCCCGTTGTGTAGAAATTCACCGGACGGCTCATCTGTAATGACCCATTCCTCTTCATTGACCTCATCATACTCTTCATTATCAACACCATAG
- the LOC133690397 gene encoding uncharacterized protein LOC133690397 isoform X2, protein MDGVFDDEVEQTVTIDEYLNNVEAEELNADLVLGGDEGEECTYNMGYMKRQAIFSCLTCTPDGNAGVCTACSLSCHDGHEILELWTKRNFRCDCGNSKFGEFVCKLFPKKTAENAENSYNHNFKGLYCSCDRPYPDPDAKAQEEMIQCIMCEDWFHEEHLGLESSNEIPRDKEGEPLYEDFICKTCSTVCSFLTLYPQTIWEAGGQKGDATASNAKNKGVLENVSSACGSGKLEIDICAHDSSEKDNATANSNCQSVAAGNASVVGESSGKSSEPNDSDQCTKDTNLHAMCVLGIDVEVTSPVSEGKPLFLSKSWRDILCRCEKCLDMYNQKQINYLLDREDTIAEYEKMAKQKREEKLQQQEGAELSFFNKLGHIEKVEILNGVI, encoded by the exons ATGGATGgtgtatttgatgatgag GTCGAACAAACTGTTACTATTGATGAGTACCTCAACAACGTTGAAGCAGAGGAATTG AATGCAGATTTGGTTTTGGGTGGAGATGAAGGAGAGGAGTGCACTTATAACATGGGATATATGAAGAGACAAGCTATTTTTTCATGTCTGACTTGCACTCCGGATGGAAATGCTGGAGTTTGCACTGCTTGCAGTTTATCTTGCCATGATGGCCATGAg ATTTTGGAGTTATGGACCAAGAGAAATTTTCGGTGCGATTGTGGCAATTCAAAATTTGGGGAGTTTGTCTGCAAGCTTTTCCCGAAGAAAACTGCTGAAAATGCTGAAAATTCATATAATCATAACTTTAAAGGTTTATACTGCTCTTGTGATCGGCCCTATCCTGATCCAGATGCTAAGGCACAAGAAGAGATGATACAGTGCATTATGTGTGAAGACTGGTTCCATGAGGAGCATCTTGGTCTAGAGTCTTCCAATGAG ATCCCGAGAGACAAGGAAGGAGAGCCTCTGTATGAGGATTTTATATGCAAGACATGCTCAACAGTTTGTTCTTTTCTGACACTATATCCTCAGACGATTTGGGAAGCTGGGGGGCAGAAAGGTGATGCCACTGCTAGTAATGCTAAAAATAAGGGCGTGTTGGAAAATGTCTCTTCAGCTTGTGGTTCTGGGAAGCTTGAGATAGATATTTGTGCTCATGATTCTTCTGAAAAGGATAATGCAACAGCTAATTCTAATTGTCAATCTGTGGCTGCTGGAAATGCATCTGTTGTTGGAGAAAGTTCTGGGAAGAGTAGTGAGCCAAATGACTCAGACCAATGCACAAAAGATACCAATCTTCATGCTATGTGTGTTCTTGGAATCGATGTGGAAGTTACTTCACCTGTTTCAGAAGGAAAACCATTATTTCTTTCCAAAAGCTGGAGGGACATCCTGTGCAGATGTGAAAAATGCTTGGATATGTACAACCAGAAGCAAAtaaattatctccttgacaggGAGGACACAATTGCTGAGTATGAGAAAATGGCCAAACAGAAGAGGGAAGAAAAATTGCAGCAACAGGAGGGTGCTGAGTTGAGTTTTTTCAATAAACTTGGCCATATAGAGAAGGTGGAGATTCTAAATG GAGTCATTTGA
- the LOC133690397 gene encoding uncharacterized protein LOC133690397 isoform X1, giving the protein MDGVFDDEVEQTVTIDEYLNNVEAEELNADLVLGGDEGEECTYNMGYMKRQAIFSCLTCTPDGNAGVCTACSLSCHDGHEILELWTKRNFRCDCGNSKFGEFVCKLFPKKTAENAENSYNHNFKGLYCSCDRPYPDPDAKAQEEMIQCIMCEDWFHEEHLGLESSNEIPRDKEGEPLYEDFICKTCSTVCSFLTLYPQTIWEAGGQKGDATASNAKNKGVLENVSSACGSGKLEIDICAHDSSEKDNATANSNCQSVAAGNASVVGESSGKSSEPNDSDQCTKDTNLHAMCVLGIDVEVTSPVSEGKPLFLSKSWRDILCRCEKCLDMYNQKQINYLLDREDTIAEYEKMAKQKREEKLQQQEGAELSFFNKLGHIEKVEILNGIADFKDEFCSFLESFDTSKTITCSDVHQIFENLAKKRRRMQ; this is encoded by the exons ATGGATGgtgtatttgatgatgag GTCGAACAAACTGTTACTATTGATGAGTACCTCAACAACGTTGAAGCAGAGGAATTG AATGCAGATTTGGTTTTGGGTGGAGATGAAGGAGAGGAGTGCACTTATAACATGGGATATATGAAGAGACAAGCTATTTTTTCATGTCTGACTTGCACTCCGGATGGAAATGCTGGAGTTTGCACTGCTTGCAGTTTATCTTGCCATGATGGCCATGAg ATTTTGGAGTTATGGACCAAGAGAAATTTTCGGTGCGATTGTGGCAATTCAAAATTTGGGGAGTTTGTCTGCAAGCTTTTCCCGAAGAAAACTGCTGAAAATGCTGAAAATTCATATAATCATAACTTTAAAGGTTTATACTGCTCTTGTGATCGGCCCTATCCTGATCCAGATGCTAAGGCACAAGAAGAGATGATACAGTGCATTATGTGTGAAGACTGGTTCCATGAGGAGCATCTTGGTCTAGAGTCTTCCAATGAG ATCCCGAGAGACAAGGAAGGAGAGCCTCTGTATGAGGATTTTATATGCAAGACATGCTCAACAGTTTGTTCTTTTCTGACACTATATCCTCAGACGATTTGGGAAGCTGGGGGGCAGAAAGGTGATGCCACTGCTAGTAATGCTAAAAATAAGGGCGTGTTGGAAAATGTCTCTTCAGCTTGTGGTTCTGGGAAGCTTGAGATAGATATTTGTGCTCATGATTCTTCTGAAAAGGATAATGCAACAGCTAATTCTAATTGTCAATCTGTGGCTGCTGGAAATGCATCTGTTGTTGGAGAAAGTTCTGGGAAGAGTAGTGAGCCAAATGACTCAGACCAATGCACAAAAGATACCAATCTTCATGCTATGTGTGTTCTTGGAATCGATGTGGAAGTTACTTCACCTGTTTCAGAAGGAAAACCATTATTTCTTTCCAAAAGCTGGAGGGACATCCTGTGCAGATGTGAAAAATGCTTGGATATGTACAACCAGAAGCAAAtaaattatctccttgacaggGAGGACACAATTGCTGAGTATGAGAAAATGGCCAAACAGAAGAGGGAAGAAAAATTGCAGCAACAGGAGGGTGCTGAGTTGAGTTTTTTCAATAAACTTGGCCATATAGAGAAGGTGGAGATTCTAAATGGTATTGCAGACTTTAAGGATGAGTTCTGTTCCTTTTTG GAGTCATTTGATACGTCAAAGACAATCACATGTTCCGATGTCCACCAGATTTTTGAGAATCTTGCAAAGAAGCGCCGGCGAATGCAGTGA
- the LOC133690397 gene encoding uncharacterized protein LOC133690397 isoform X3 has translation MGYMKRQAIFSCLTCTPDGNAGVCTACSLSCHDGHEILELWTKRNFRCDCGNSKFGEFVCKLFPKKTAENAENSYNHNFKGLYCSCDRPYPDPDAKAQEEMIQCIMCEDWFHEEHLGLESSNEIPRDKEGEPLYEDFICKTCSTVCSFLTLYPQTIWEAGGQKGDATASNAKNKGVLENVSSACGSGKLEIDICAHDSSEKDNATANSNCQSVAAGNASVVGESSGKSSEPNDSDQCTKDTNLHAMCVLGIDVEVTSPVSEGKPLFLSKSWRDILCRCEKCLDMYNQKQINYLLDREDTIAEYEKMAKQKREEKLQQQEGAELSFFNKLGHIEKVEILNGIADFKDEFCSFLESFDTSKTITCSDVHQIFENLAKKRRRMQ, from the exons ATGGGATATATGAAGAGACAAGCTATTTTTTCATGTCTGACTTGCACTCCGGATGGAAATGCTGGAGTTTGCACTGCTTGCAGTTTATCTTGCCATGATGGCCATGAg ATTTTGGAGTTATGGACCAAGAGAAATTTTCGGTGCGATTGTGGCAATTCAAAATTTGGGGAGTTTGTCTGCAAGCTTTTCCCGAAGAAAACTGCTGAAAATGCTGAAAATTCATATAATCATAACTTTAAAGGTTTATACTGCTCTTGTGATCGGCCCTATCCTGATCCAGATGCTAAGGCACAAGAAGAGATGATACAGTGCATTATGTGTGAAGACTGGTTCCATGAGGAGCATCTTGGTCTAGAGTCTTCCAATGAG ATCCCGAGAGACAAGGAAGGAGAGCCTCTGTATGAGGATTTTATATGCAAGACATGCTCAACAGTTTGTTCTTTTCTGACACTATATCCTCAGACGATTTGGGAAGCTGGGGGGCAGAAAGGTGATGCCACTGCTAGTAATGCTAAAAATAAGGGCGTGTTGGAAAATGTCTCTTCAGCTTGTGGTTCTGGGAAGCTTGAGATAGATATTTGTGCTCATGATTCTTCTGAAAAGGATAATGCAACAGCTAATTCTAATTGTCAATCTGTGGCTGCTGGAAATGCATCTGTTGTTGGAGAAAGTTCTGGGAAGAGTAGTGAGCCAAATGACTCAGACCAATGCACAAAAGATACCAATCTTCATGCTATGTGTGTTCTTGGAATCGATGTGGAAGTTACTTCACCTGTTTCAGAAGGAAAACCATTATTTCTTTCCAAAAGCTGGAGGGACATCCTGTGCAGATGTGAAAAATGCTTGGATATGTACAACCAGAAGCAAAtaaattatctccttgacaggGAGGACACAATTGCTGAGTATGAGAAAATGGCCAAACAGAAGAGGGAAGAAAAATTGCAGCAACAGGAGGGTGCTGAGTTGAGTTTTTTCAATAAACTTGGCCATATAGAGAAGGTGGAGATTCTAAATGGTATTGCAGACTTTAAGGATGAGTTCTGTTCCTTTTTG GAGTCATTTGATACGTCAAAGACAATCACATGTTCCGATGTCCACCAGATTTTTGAGAATCTTGCAAAGAAGCGCCGGCGAATGCAGTGA
- the LOC133682170 gene encoding uncharacterized protein LOC133682170 — MGNCIKPSARRQHEEDDNMKELHQEKKNFEKGSSLKVKIVLTKEELEWLMFQLKVNGGKKLEDVLGEIERGRSMKVKTWKPSLESIMESPEGLDQNERRVV; from the coding sequence ATGGGAAATTGCATAAAGCCTAGCGCAAGAAGGCAACATGAAGAGGATGATAACATGAAGGAGCTTCaccaggaaaagaaaaactttgaGAAAGGTTCAAGTCTTAAGGTTAAGATCGTGCTCACAAAGGAGGAGCTGGAGTGGTTAATGTTTCAGCTAAAGGTCAATGGAGGAAAGAAGCTAGAAGATGTTTTgggagagatagagagagggaGATCAATGAAAGTTAAGACATGGAAACCCTCTTTGGAGAGTATCATGGAAAGTCCTGAAGGGCTTGATCAGAACGAGAGACGAGTCGTTTGA